The DNA segment AGCGCCTTCTGCAGCCAGCGTGGGTGGGCGGTGCGGGCGGCCGGGTCGCGCTCGAGTTCGGCGAAGATCGTTTCACCCTGGCGCTGAGCATTGCGCAGCACGGCATTGAGCAGTCCCTTGGCCCAGGGTTTCTTCAGTTTGTCCGAGCAGCCAACGGTTTCGCCAATGGCGGCATGGGCGGGAATGCGGGTGTAGAAGAGCTGGTAGAGGCCGACCAGCAGCAGGGCTTCCACATCCTTGTCGGCGGCCTTGAACGGCTTCTGCAGCAGGCGTTCGGCCAAGGCGCTGAGGCGCGGTTGCCAGCGGGCGGCGCCGAAGGCCAGGTCCTGGGCCAGGGCGCGATCGCGAGGGTCGACCTTGTCCAGCTGGGGCGGCAGGCTGCCGCCCAGGGAAGCCTTGCCGGAAAGTACTGTGGCCAGGGCGCGGGCGGCGGCGAGACGCGGGTTCATGCGCCGAGCACCTTACCCACGGCGAACTGCTCGCGGCGGCTGTTATAGAGGTCGGCGAAGTTCAGCGGCTTGCCGCCAGGCAGTTGCAGGCGGGTCAGACGCAGAGCGCCCTCGCCACAGGCTACGGTCAGGCCATCCTTGCTTGCGGCGAGGATCTCTCCGGGTTGCTGGCCCTTGCCTTCGCCGAGAGCGGCAGCCAGCACCTTCAACGGCGCGCTGTCGAGGCTGGTGTGGCAGATCGGCCAGGGGTTGAAGGCGCGCACCAAGCGCTCCAGCTCCACCGCCGGGTGGCTCCAGTCGAGGCGCGCCTCGTCCTTGTTCAGCTTGTGCGCGTAATTGGCCAGCGCATCGTCCTGGACTTCACCTCGCAGGGTCCCGGCGGCCAGGCCTTCGATGGCTTCCAGAACCGCCTCAGGGCCGAGCTGGGCGAGGCGGTCGTGCAGGCTGCCGCCGGTGTCGGAGGCCGAGATCGGCGTGGTGACCTTGAGCAGCATCGGGCCGGTGTCGAGGCCGGCTTCCATCTGCATCACGGTCACGCCGCTTTCCGCATCGCCCGCCTCTACCGCACGCTGGATCGGCGCAGCGCCGCGCCAGCGTGGCAGCAGCGAGGCGTGGCTGTTGATGCAGCCCAGGCGCGGCGTGTCGAGCACCGCCTGGGGCAGGATCAGACCGTAGGCCACCACCACCATCAGGTCGGCACCGAGGGCCTTGAGTTCAGCCTGGGCGGCCGGGTCGCGCAGGGTCGGCGGTTGCAGCACCGGGATGCCGTGTGCCACGGCGAGCTGCTTGACCGGGCTGGGCATCAGCTTCTGTCCGCGCCCGGCCGGGCGGTCCGGCTGGGTGTAGACGGCGATGACCTGGTGGCGGGAATCGAGCAGGGCTTTGAGGTGCTCCGCGGCGAACTCCGGGGTGCCGGCGAAGACGAGGCGCAGTGCTTGGCTCATTCAGGGCTCACTAAAAAGAAAAGGCTTGCCGGGGCAAGCCTTTGGGATCGGAGGAATCAAGCGTGGAGGCGGTGCTGTTTTTCCAGCTTCTTCTTGATGCGATCGCGTTTGAGGGACGACAGGTAGTCGACGAAGAGCTTGCCGTTCAAGTGGTCGCACTCGTGCTGGATGCACACGGCGAGCAGCCCTTCGGCGATCAGCTCGTAGGGTTGGCCGTCGCGGTCGAGGGCCTTGATCCTGACCCGCTGCGGGCGGTCGACGTTCTCATAGAAACCGGGTACCGAAAGGCAGCCTTCTTGATATTGGTCCATCTGGTCGGTCAGCGACTCGAACTCGGGGTTGATGAAAACCCTTGGTTCGGACTTGTCTTCCGACAGGTCCATCACGACCACGCGCTTGTGTACGTTCACCTGCGTGGCGGCCAGGCCGATACCCGGTGCGGCGTACATGGTTTCGAACATGTCATCGATCAGCGTGCGGATGGAGTCGTCCACCACGTCCACCGGTTTGGCAATGGTGCGCAACCGCGGATCGGGGAATTCGAGAATGTTCAGAATCGCCATATGCGTTTGTGATGCACTTGTGGAATAAGTTAAAAAACCGCTGCTAAGATGGTGAGCAGCATCGAAAAAACGGCTGAAGAGCCCGGTTGGGGCGGCTCTCGGGGCGTTGCAAGTGAATGAACATAATAAAGGGATTCACCGCATGAGGAAATCACTACTCGCCCTGCTGCTGCTGGCCGCCAGTGGCCTGACCCAGGCTGCGGTGGAACTCAGGGAAGGGCATCCGGAACGCTATACGGTGGTCAAGGGCGACACGCTCTGGGACATCTCTGGCAAATTCCTGCGCCAGCCCTGGAAGTGGCCGGAAATCTGGCACGCCAACCCGCAGATCGAAAACCCGCACCTTATCTATCCCGGCGACCTGCTCAGCCTGGTCTACGTCGATGGCCAGCCGCGCCTGATGCTGAACCGCGGTGCATCCCGCGGCACCATCAAGCTCTCGCCCCAGGTGCGTAGCACGCCGATGGCCGAAGCCATCCCGACCATTCCGCTGGAAGCCATCAACGCCTTCCTGCTGACCAACCGCATCATCGACGATCCCAAGGACTTCCAAGGCGCGCCTTATATCGTCGCCGGCAATGCCGAGCGTGTGGTCAGTGGCGCTGGCGACCGCGTCTACGCCCGTGGCGCGTTCAACCACGAGCAGCCTGTCTATGGCATCTTCCGCCAGGGCAAGACCTACCTCGACCCGGAAACCAAGGAATTCCTCGGCATCAATGCCGACGATATCGGCGGCGGCGAAATGGTCGCTGACGAGGGCGACATCGGTACCCTGCAGCTGACCCGTTCCACCCAGGAAGTGCGCCTGGGCGATCGCCTGTTCCCCACCGAGGAACGTGCCATCAACTCCACCTTCATGCCCAGCGCGCCGACCAACGATGTCAGCGGAGTGATCCTCGACGTGCCGCGCGGCGTGACCCAGATCGGCCAGTTCGATGTGGTCACCATCAACAAGGGCAAGCGGGACGGCCTGGTAGAAGGCAACGTGCTGGCGGTCTACAAGACCGGCGAAACCGTGCGTGACCGTGTCACCGACGAGTTCATCAAGATCCCGGACGAACGCGCCGGCCTGCTGATGGTGTTCCGCACCTACGACAAGCTCAGTTACGGCCTGATCCTCGCCGCCACCCGCCAGCTGGCGGTGCTGGACAAGGTACATAACCCGTAACACCTCCAAGCCCCCGTCCTGCGGGGGCTTGTTGTATTGATGGCGGTCCGGCCGCA comes from the Pseudomonas sp. TCU-HL1 genome and includes:
- the fmt gene encoding methionyl-tRNA formyltransferase translates to MSQALRLVFAGTPEFAAEHLKALLDSRHQVIAVYTQPDRPAGRGQKLMPSPVKQLAVAHGIPVLQPPTLRDPAAQAELKALGADLMVVVAYGLILPQAVLDTPRLGCINSHASLLPRWRGAAPIQRAVEAGDAESGVTVMQMEAGLDTGPMLLKVTTPISASDTGGSLHDRLAQLGPEAVLEAIEGLAAGTLRGEVQDDALANYAHKLNKDEARLDWSHPAVELERLVRAFNPWPICHTSLDSAPLKVLAAALGEGKGQQPGEILAASKDGLTVACGEGALRLTRLQLPGGKPLNFADLYNSRREQFAVGKVLGA
- the def gene encoding peptide deformylase codes for the protein MAILNILEFPDPRLRTIAKPVDVVDDSIRTLIDDMFETMYAAPGIGLAATQVNVHKRVVVMDLSEDKSEPRVFINPEFESLTDQMDQYQEGCLSVPGFYENVDRPQRVRIKALDRDGQPYELIAEGLLAVCIQHECDHLNGKLFVDYLSSLKRDRIKKKLEKQHRLHA
- a CDS encoding LysM peptidoglycan-binding domain-containing protein → MRKSLLALLLLAASGLTQAAVELREGHPERYTVVKGDTLWDISGKFLRQPWKWPEIWHANPQIENPHLIYPGDLLSLVYVDGQPRLMLNRGASRGTIKLSPQVRSTPMAEAIPTIPLEAINAFLLTNRIIDDPKDFQGAPYIVAGNAERVVSGAGDRVYARGAFNHEQPVYGIFRQGKTYLDPETKEFLGINADDIGGGEMVADEGDIGTLQLTRSTQEVRLGDRLFPTEERAINSTFMPSAPTNDVSGVILDVPRGVTQIGQFDVVTINKGKRDGLVEGNVLAVYKTGETVRDRVTDEFIKIPDERAGLLMVFRTYDKLSYGLILAATRQLAVLDKVHNP